The sequence CGGAGGAGAACTGGAGATTGATCGACATGCTGTCTTCGATGGTGAAGCTATCGCTGATCGGAATCGTGAGGTTGCTGCCAAAAGCGTGTACTGCGTCAATATCACCTGCGATATAGCGGATTACATCGAGGGTGTGGATCGTGTTGTCGAATAATGATCCGCCTTCTTCTTTGAGGTAAAACCAGTCTGCTCCGAGATTGCGGGTCAATCCCGGGCTGGTGATTACCGAGGCATCCACCAGATTGATCTGTCTGCCTTCCAGTAGCCCCAGACACCGATCTACAGAGGGCGCATAGCGCTGGTTAAAGCCGACGCTGTGAATTAGTCTGGTTTTCTGCAGGAGTGCGACGATTTCACGCGCTTCTCGCAGGGATTGGGCAGGGGGTTTTTCGCAGAGGAAGGGCACGTTGTGCTGTATGGCGGCCTGTATGACCGGTTTGCGAAGAACGGGAGGTGTGCAGATGAGTATCGCGCCTAGGTCCTTGACTTCCTCAAAGACTTTTTCCCAATCTGTGTATGCCTGCGCTCCATAAGTAGCGGCTTTGGCGCGTGCCAGGTTTTCGTCCAGGTCGCATATCGCTACGATGCGATTGCCACCGAGAAATGCGAGGTTTTCCAGGTGCCGCGTGGCGATGTTTCCCGCGCCTATTACGGCTATGTTGATAGATCTCTCTCGATCCATAGTTTCCTCATATCAGAATTCTCGCACGCCTTCAAATTCTCGCCAGATATCTGTCAGCACTTCGGTCCCGTTTTTCTGGATATCTACGTGGTTTAGACGGAAGATCACTGCATACCGGATATGCGGCGATAGATTGGGGCCAGCCGCGTGTACCATCTGGTGATGCACCAGCACTGCGTCTCCTGCTTTTGCGGTGATCTGCACTGGCCCGTGGGGCAATTCTTCTCTCAGTCTGGGAAGGTCCTGGAATAACTGGCCGTGTCCGTTTGTTCGAAAATACGACTCCAGATAATGGTGGGATCCCGGCCATACTGTAAAATTGCCCATATACGGCTCGGGCAAGTCCGACAGCATTACCACGCAAATAGCGGTAAAGTTTCGCCAGAATTCTCCTTCGGGCACTTTGGTTTTTTTGCCGCCCATTCCGTCGATGTGTCCCGATAGTATCACAGATGCCCGGTCTTCCATCTTGGGAAATGGCAACGCGATCTGTCCGCTTCCAATTGGTCGGAGTTTCCCTTTTCCCATCAGGGATTCGGCTATCTTGAAGATCGGCGTCTCATTTACCAGACTGGCGTAGAATGGGTCTGGATGATTCTTGTGAGAGTAATACCCATTGTACAGTGTAAGCGGATAGTCTCCTCCCGGAATCATCCCTGTGCTGCCCAATTCATGGTTAATTTTTTTTACTGCTTGTGTCACCATGTGCTCTGGAATCACGCCTTCTATCTTGAGATAGCCCTGTGCTTTGAAAAATGCTTTTTTTTTGGCGGTCATTTTCATGTTTCAGCCTCCTTGTTATGGACATCCCGCGTGAAAATTTCCAATGGCTTCCGATGTGCGCAAGTATCGGTTGTATATCCGCAGGGCTTGAAGTCCGGGGCCGATTCGAAGCGTTTCAGTCCCGTTGGCGTGTCTTAGATTTGGACTGAACCGCCCCCAACCAAACTGGCGATTTTCACCTCCATCGCAGAGTTTGCCATCTACCACAAATGTGATGATCCTGGGACCGCCATCTACAATTGCCGCAATGTGGTGCTGTTCGCCTGTGCGCATATAACCGGAATCGCAGTCCCACCGGTTTTCGGTTCGCCCGTCGTTTAATACAATCTCGACGGTACCCCGCTCTGTGGTCTGCACGCACATTCCCTGTCCGTTCTCCAGCCTGCTGTCCAGCAGTATCTGTCCAGCATGCAGTGATGGTAGTCTTAGCCACAGATCAATGGTAAATCCCTGTCGAAGATCTCGCGTTGCAT comes from Gemmatimonadota bacterium and encodes:
- a CDS encoding Gfo/Idh/MocA family oxidoreductase; the protein is MDRERSINIAVIGAGNIATRHLENLAFLGGNRIVAICDLDENLARAKAATYGAQAYTDWEKVFEEVKDLGAILICTPPVLRKPVIQAAIQHNVPFLCEKPPAQSLREAREIVALLQKTRLIHSVGFNQRYAPSVDRCLGLLEGRQINLVDASVITSPGLTRNLGADWFYLKEEGGSLFDNTIHTLDVIRYIAGDIDAVHAFGSNLTIPISDSFTIEDSMSINLQFSSGAIGCVLLSWACAQGRNDLTFFGRDIRLSLSTIPPRIEGTVGAPNEKTRSITEQFPQGPAMGRSGEIHPNRRPQDPPDPPHFEEIEVFLDAIRNPSLTSAIRSNFADAARTTALLHAIEASIASGNVEKVPLIEGTP
- a CDS encoding phytanoyl-CoA dioxygenase family protein → MKMTAKKKAFFKAQGYLKIEGVIPEHMVTQAVKKINHELGSTGMIPGGDYPLTLYNGYYSHKNHPDPFYASLVNETPIFKIAESLMGKGKLRPIGSGQIALPFPKMEDRASVILSGHIDGMGGKKTKVPEGEFWRNFTAICVVMLSDLPEPYMGNFTVWPGSHHYLESYFRTNGHGQLFQDLPRLREELPHGPVQITAKAGDAVLVHHQMVHAAGPNLSPHIRYAVIFRLNHVDIQKNGTEVLTDIWREFEGVREF